Proteins from a single region of Butyrivibrio fibrisolvens:
- a CDS encoding GNAT family N-acetyltransferase, protein MVTYYDDGTIRIRSMIPEDAKILYDTYFSYGWHPSVDTYEKYYKEQEDGKRFVFIAEYDGRVSGQCTLVLNPTEGPWGNQGYPEIEDLTVFFDVHNKGIGNRLLDAVEKEASKVSDKVYLAVGVHSGYGPAQRMYVKRGYNFDGSGVWYKGKQLEQYAPCINDDDLLLYLAKDV, encoded by the coding sequence ATGGTTACGTATTATGATGATGGAACTATAAGAATTAGGAGCATGATTCCTGAAGATGCAAAAATCCTTTATGATACATATTTTTCGTATGGCTGGCATCCTTCCGTAGATACATATGAAAAGTATTATAAAGAACAGGAGGATGGTAAAAGATTTGTTTTTATCGCAGAGTATGATGGCAGAGTCTCCGGGCAATGTACTCTGGTTCTGAATCCTACAGAAGGTCCTTGGGGAAATCAAGGCTATCCTGAAATTGAAGATCTGACAGTTTTCTTTGATGTTCATAATAAAGGTATTGGAAATAGGCTTTTGGATGCTGTTGAAAAAGAGGCGTCAAAAGTTTCCGATAAAGTTTACTTGGCAGTTGGGGTTCATTCTGGATATGGACCAGCCCAGAGGATGTATGTAAAAAGAGGTTACAATTTTGATGGCAGCGGAGTTTGGTATAAAGGGAAACAATTAGAACAGTATGCCCCCTGCATCAATGATGATGATCTTTTACTTTATTTGGCTAAAGATGTTTAA
- a CDS encoding histidine phosphatase family protein has product MKIYFARHGQTDWNTLGKVQGTTDIPLNENGIAQAQLLCKRLEEIDISFEKIYTSYQARAVKTAQIVDEHFHTGYEIVRGLEEMNLGLFEGHTWDEILSLYDEEHELWLSNKRYNCTPDGESYQMVMERLFKALDYILGQHNTSSDKNLLIISHGAVIMTLLAMKRNIPFEQSHTIEVDNASPIEFSIEELKDIRTRL; this is encoded by the coding sequence GTGAAGATATATTTTGCGAGACACGGACAAACAGATTGGAATACTCTAGGAAAAGTGCAGGGCACAACTGACATTCCATTAAATGAAAATGGAATAGCGCAAGCACAGCTGCTTTGCAAAAGACTTGAGGAAATAGATATTTCTTTTGAAAAGATATACACCAGCTATCAGGCTAGAGCTGTAAAAACTGCGCAGATAGTAGATGAGCATTTCCATACAGGATATGAAATAGTTAGAGGCTTGGAAGAAATGAATCTGGGATTGTTTGAAGGGCATACCTGGGATGAGATTCTTTCTTTATATGATGAAGAGCATGAGCTGTGGCTTTCAAATAAGAGATATAATTGCACCCCTGACGGCGAATCATATCAAATGGTTATGGAAAGACTGTTTAAAGCACTTGATTATATTCTTGGTCAGCACAACACTTCTTCAGATAAGAACCTCCTGATAATATCACACGGAGCTGTAATCATGACGCTTCTTGCTATGAAAAGAAATATACCCTTTGAGCAGTCGCATACAATTGAGGTTGACAATGCGTCACCTATTGAATTCAGTATCGAGGAACTGAAAGATATAAGAACACGGCTTTAA